Below is a genomic region from Deltaproteobacteria bacterium.
AGCGCCAACGCGTTAAGAAGGCCGTTCCTCGACCTGATAAGCTCGGCCTCGGCCCCTGCCCTCTCCGCCTCGGCCCGGAGGACGGCCGACCTCGTGACGTCCCCGACCCTGAGCCGCGCCTCCGCGACCTCCAGTCTCTCCTCGGCTCGCCTCAATGCCGCGGACTTGATCTCCACGTCCCTCTCAGCCTTGAGCACGCCGTAGTAGTGGTAGGATGTCTCGCGGACTATGTCTTCTCTTGCCCCTTCGACCCCCTCGACCCTGCTCCGTATCTGTAGCCTTGCCTGCCTCCGTGTCGCCCATTCCCTGCCGCCGGAGTAAAGCGGCTGCGTAAGCCTGAGTTCGGCGGAGGTGCTTTCCCTCGGCTGTATGATGAAGCTGTCAGTGCCCTTCTCCTCGGTGTACCTCGTGTAGCTCCCCTCAGCCGTGATGTTCGGGAGTATCCTGGAAGTTGCCTTCCGGAGGTCGGCCCTGGCCTGCTCCACACCCTCGCCGGCTATGGCGACACGCTCGTGGTTCTCAATTGCGAGCTTCCGTGCCTCCTCAAGGGTCAGTGTCCTTTCATCGGCCTTTGCGCCGCCTGCGGCGGCAAGAAAGAAAACTGCCAGGACTAACAGGGCCGCGGATAAGCGGCCCGGACCTCCCGGGTTATCGCCAAAAGCCATTGGCTACCTCCTCTTCATGCCGTTCAGAAATATGTCCACGAAGGTCTCAACGACCTTCCGCTCCGGTCTCGAAAAGAAGCTTTTAGCGCCATACAGCTCCTGCGCTATGCTGTAATGCTCGACCATGCCGATGAAGGCCCTTGCCGCGAGCGCGGGGTCGACCTTCCTCATGCCGCCCTTCTTTATGAGCGACTGTATGTGCGATTCGAGGAAGCCCAGGAACTCAAGGCCACGCGTATTTATGAAAAGCTCGGAAAGGGACTGCTGCTCGAGCGCACTGTACATGAGGAGGCGCAGGAACGAGGAGTCGCGCCTGTGCTCCTCAAGGAGAAAAGAGGCTATTATGACGAATACGTCTTTTCCTTCCTTCCCCTTGAGCATGGAAAGAAGGCGAGGCTCCCCTCCAGGGTTCGAGCACCTCGAGTCTATTATCGCCTTGTAGAGGTCCTCTTTCCTTGAGAAGTGCTTGTAGATTACCGCCTCGCTTATGCCGGCCTTTCTGGCTATCTCGCGGGTGGTCGCGCCCTTGAAGCCCTCCCTGGCGAAGAGGTCGGTTGCCACGCGGACGATCTGTGCCTTCCGCTCCTCCCCGCTCATCCTCTGGCGCGGAGGCGCCGGCCTTTGCTTCTGCCCGGATAATGTGTTCATTCTGCGGAACCCCTCAGGTAAGTGAGTGCTTACTATACTCCGGGCACGGGACGTTGTCAAGGGGCGCCGCAAAAAAATCCGAGAAGACGGTTGACACCTGCAACTAAGTTGCATTACACTCAATCACATGCAAAGGGATCTGGACCGCATACTATCGGAAATTGCAGGCCGGGGGTTCAGGCTCACACGCGTAAGGAAGGCCATCGTAGAGATATTCCTTAAGCGGGGCCTGCCACTTTCCGCGTCCGACATAATAGGCGCCCTCCTGTCTAAGGATAAGGATACGGCCGCAAACAAGACGACCGTTTACAGGGAACTCGCCTTTCTCGAGGAGCACGGCATCATAAAGGAGATACGGTTCCTGCACGAGAGGGTGAAGAGGTACGAGCTTGCGGGCGGCGAGCACCACCATCACCTGATTTGCGTGAAGTGCCGGAAAGTGGAGGACATAGTGCTTGAGGGGGACCTGGAAGAGGAGGAGCGGCGGATACTCGAATCGACCGGGTTCACGGTGCTTAATCACTCCCTCGAATTCGTCGGCTTATGCCAGGGGTGCAGGTGAAGACATGCTAAGGAACATAATCTTTTTTACTGTAATATTAGTCATCGCGGCGATCGGGGCCTTTTTACTGCACTTGAGGCGCGAATCCCCCATCGAGGACGACGGCAGGATAAGGGCCGCGGCGAGCATCTATCCCCTCGCCCACTTCCTTGAGAAGACCGGCGGAGAAAGGGTAACGGTCCACACCATCACACCCGCGGGCGTGGATGCTCACGATTTCGAGCCGACGCCCAGGGATATAAGGACTGCGATGGACTCGGCCGTCTTCGTCTACATGGGAGGCGGATTCGATTCATGGGCCGAAAGGATCGCCCCCTCCGTAAGTGATTCCGGGGCCATGACAGTCGAAATAGCCGAGCGCTTCAAGATGGAAACTGAAACCGGCCATGAGGACGGCCACGAAGGGCACGACCATGAGGAAAATGATGGACACGACCACGGCCCTTTTGACCCGCATGTCTGGCTCGACCCGGTCCTGGCCACCCGTCTCGTGGAGATCATGAAGGAGAGCCTGACGGCAGTTGACCATGAAAACGGGCCGTACTACGGCGCCCAGGCCGCCGCGTACACTGATAGGCTTCTGGAGCTCGACAAGGAATTCAAGGCAGGGCTTAAGGACTGCGCCCTACGGGAGATAGTGGTATCGCACGATGCATACGGCTATCTTGGAGAGAGGTATAATCTGGATATCATCCCGGCAACAGGGGTATTTTCAGGCGAAGAGCCCTCACCGAGGCGCATAGCCGTTATTTCGAGGGCCATGAAGGACAGGGGCATCAGGCACGTCTTCACCGAGCCCTTCGGAAGCCCCCGGATCGCCGAGGCCATAGCGAGGGAGACCGGGGCCGGTATACTCGTCCTTAACCCCGTGGAGGGGCTTACCAGGGAGGAGGACATGGCCGGGGCCGACTACCTATCCATAATGAGAGAGAACCTCAAGAACCTTAGGGAAGCCCTCGACTGCAAATGACAAAAAGGAACTGCATAGAGGTCAGGGAAGTATCCATGAGCTTTAACGGCACGACCGTCCTCGAAAACATCACCTTCAGCGTCGAGGAAGGCGAGTACCTGGGCATAATCGGGCCGAACGGCGGCGGGAAGACGACCCTTTTCAAGATAATATTGGGGCTACTGAGGCCGACAGGCGGCGAGGTCCGCATCTACGAGGAGCCGGTCCAGAGGTTCACGAACCGGCATCTCATAGGATATGTTCCGCAGCGCGCCATCTCGGAGATATACTTCCCGGCAACCGTCGAGGAGATCGTCCGTAGCGGCAGGACCGCCCGCCTGGGGCTTCTGAAATGGCTTTCCAGGGAGGACAGGAAGGCCGTTGAAAAAGCCATGGAGATAACGGACGTGACCGCGTTCAGGGGCAAGCTGATCGGGCATCTCTCGGGCGGCGAGCGCCAGAGGGTCTTCATTGCACGGGCCCTTGCGAGCGAACCCAGGATACTGATACTCGATGAGCCCGACGTGGGCGTGGACGTGACTTCGCAGGAGAAGTTCTATTCCTTTATAGAAGACCTGAACGCGAAGTTCGGGATAACGGTTCTACTTATATCCCACGACATAGATGTCGTGGCCCATCAGGTGAAATCGGTCCTCTGCCTCAATAAGAGGCTCGTCTGCCACGGCTCGCCCAAGAAGTTCATAAGCGAGGAATACATGCAGGAGCTTTATGGGAAGAAGGTCAAGTTCATACTGCACGGCCATTAGCAGGCTGCTGAAAAAGCCCAATCTGCCGTGTCGCCTTCATAATTCATCATTGCGGCGTACAAACGAAGTACGCCTCATTCCACATTTTTCGACTCCTTGCATCTTGAGCTTTTTGAGCAGCCTGAATGTGATTTTGAGTTTTTGAGCAACTTGTCAAATCAAGGACTGAATAATGCCGGAAATTTTCGAGCTTGAGTTCATGCGGAGGGCCTTTGCGGCGGGGCTCCTCATATCGATAATCGTGCCGCTTATCGGGGTCTTCCTCGTGGTGCGGCGCTACGCCCTGATGGCAGACACGCTCGCCCACGTCTCGCTCGTGGGGGTAGCGGTGGGCATCCTCACCAACTCCCACCCTGTCGTCTCTGCGGTTGCCGCCTCGACGCTCGCGGCCGTGGCGATCGAGAGGCTAAGGGGCATAAAGTCCCTTTTCGCGGAGTCAGTGCTCGCGATATTCCTCTCCGGAAGCCTCGCCGTGGCCGTCGTCATCATAAGTCTCGCGAGGGGCCTGAACGTAGACCTCCTGAGCTACCTCTTTGGCAGCATCTCTACAATTAGCCCGATGGACCTCTACATGCTCGCGGCCGTCTTCGTGGCGGTCATACTCGCGATAACGCTGCTTTACAAGGAATTCTTTCTCGTGTCGTTTGACGAAGAGTTCGCCGAGGCCGGCGGGGTGAGGGCCAGGAACTTGAATCTCCTCATAGTGGTCCTGGCTGCGGTCACAATCTCGCTTTCAATGAGGATCGTCGGGATACTCCTCATAGGCGCGCTCATGGTCATCCCCGTCGTGAGCGCGAAGCAGTTCAGCCTGAGCTTCAGGAACACCATCTTCCTCTCGATATTCTTCTCTTTGCTCTCCGTCGTCTCCGGGCTGACACTATCGTACTACCTCGATCTCGCAAGCGGCGGCACCATTGTCCTCGTTGCGCTCATAATCTTTCTCCTGACCTTTATCATCAAAAGGCCCGAATAGATCACTGCTTTGAGATCAGCGAGACCCTGAGCACGGCGTCCACGAGGTCCCTGTCCTCGAACCGCTCCTTTATCGAGAGTTCCTTTACGACAACGAGCCTATCTCCGTGCTCTGCCTGGTAGAGGAAGTTCACTAGCTCGTTCATGTCAACGCCTTCGAGTCTTGCCTCGACCGGGCTTTCGGCGTACCCGGCGTCGGCCTTCTCCTCAAGGGGCTTGATAGACTTGATCTTCCCGCTTATGCCGGTCCTCCTGGCAATGCCCTCGACCACGGCCACCGCTGATTCCCCGGACGGCGCGGCCTTTGCCGCCATCGAGTCCAGTACTGACTTCTTTGTAAGATATTCTCCCCGGAGCGCCTCCATTGACGCGAGGTCGCGAGAGGCCGCCACCGCAGACCTCTTGAGGTCCGCGTACCTTCCGTAGAAAAAGAGGGCCAGGATGATGACCGCTATCGGGACCGCGATGCAGGCCGCGTAGCGGTACGCCTTTTTCCTGTCCATGTTTAACCCGGCTGGCCCGTGCAATATAGCGGGCAAAACGCTTCTAAGCTCCATCA
It encodes:
- a CDS encoding TolC family protein, giving the protein MAFGDNPGGPGRLSAALLVLAVFFLAAAGGAKADERTLTLEEARKLAIENHERVAIAGEGVEQARADLRKATSRILPNITAEGSYTRYTEEKGTDSFIIQPRESTSAELRLTQPLYSGGREWATRRQARLQIRSRVEGVEGAREDIVRETSYHYYGVLKAERDVEIKSAALRRAEERLEVAEARLRVGDVTRSAVLRAEAERAGAEAELIRSRNGLLNALALLRRVTGLEGVSLKVLEPERLPTEERSASALVETALDERTDYSQRLLEERAAGEGITIARAGFKPSLRLEGLLLWREQEPATTFFQEDSASATLRLTYPLFEGFLRKAELSEARSRLREAELRRLGLRRDIQVQITEALNNIKAIEALTESFRRQLAFAEEDYKMVFEQFRFGVATTLDVIDSENTLVTAQSALANAVYDLELAKMDLQYLTGTLVEERQR
- a CDS encoding TetR/AcrR family transcriptional regulator is translated as MNTLSGQKQRPAPPRQRMSGEERKAQIVRVATDLFAREGFKGATTREIARKAGISEAVIYKHFSRKEDLYKAIIDSRCSNPGGEPRLLSMLKGKEGKDVFVIIASFLLEEHRRDSSFLRLLMYSALEQQSLSELFINTRGLEFLGFLESHIQSLIKKGGMRKVDPALAARAFIGMVEHYSIAQELYGAKSFFSRPERKVVETFVDIFLNGMKRR
- a CDS encoding transcriptional repressor — translated: MQRDLDRILSEIAGRGFRLTRVRKAIVEIFLKRGLPLSASDIIGALLSKDKDTAANKTTVYRELAFLEEHGIIKEIRFLHERVKRYELAGGEHHHHLICVKCRKVEDIVLEGDLEEEERRILESTGFTVLNHSLEFVGLCQGCR
- a CDS encoding zinc ABC transporter substrate-binding protein is translated as MLRNIIFFTVILVIAAIGAFLLHLRRESPIEDDGRIRAAASIYPLAHFLEKTGGERVTVHTITPAGVDAHDFEPTPRDIRTAMDSAVFVYMGGGFDSWAERIAPSVSDSGAMTVEIAERFKMETETGHEDGHEGHDHEENDGHDHGPFDPHVWLDPVLATRLVEIMKESLTAVDHENGPYYGAQAAAYTDRLLELDKEFKAGLKDCALREIVVSHDAYGYLGERYNLDIIPATGVFSGEEPSPRRIAVISRAMKDRGIRHVFTEPFGSPRIAEAIARETGAGILVLNPVEGLTREEDMAGADYLSIMRENLKNLREALDCK
- a CDS encoding metal ABC transporter ATP-binding protein, which gives rise to MSFNGTTVLENITFSVEEGEYLGIIGPNGGGKTTLFKIILGLLRPTGGEVRIYEEPVQRFTNRHLIGYVPQRAISEIYFPATVEEIVRSGRTARLGLLKWLSREDRKAVEKAMEITDVTAFRGKLIGHLSGGERQRVFIARALASEPRILILDEPDVGVDVTSQEKFYSFIEDLNAKFGITVLLISHDIDVVAHQVKSVLCLNKRLVCHGSPKKFISEEYMQELYGKKVKFILHGH
- a CDS encoding metal ABC transporter permease; this encodes MPEIFELEFMRRAFAAGLLISIIVPLIGVFLVVRRYALMADTLAHVSLVGVAVGILTNSHPVVSAVAASTLAAVAIERLRGIKSLFAESVLAIFLSGSLAVAVVIISLARGLNVDLLSYLFGSISTISPMDLYMLAAVFVAVILAITLLYKEFFLVSFDEEFAEAGGVRARNLNLLIVVLAAVTISLSMRIVGILLIGALMVIPVVSAKQFSLSFRNTIFLSIFFSLLSVVSGLTLSYYLDLASGGTIVLVALIIFLLTFIIKRPE
- the pilO gene encoding type 4a pilus biogenesis protein PilO; translation: MDRKKAYRYAACIAVPIAVIILALFFYGRYADLKRSAVAASRDLASMEALRGEYLTKKSVLDSMAAKAAPSGESAVAVVEGIARRTGISGKIKSIKPLEEKADAGYAESPVEARLEGVDMNELVNFLYQAEHGDRLVVVKELSIKERFEDRDLVDAVLRVSLISKQ